In Bacteroidota bacterium, the genomic stretch CCACAAGCGCGTATGGCTTTTATGTTGCCGATTCTTTTCGATAATTCCAGGTAACTTATCGTTTCTCCAAAAAGTATGTTTTGTAACTCCAGCCAAACGCGTTGCTGAAAGGAGGTGCCTTGTTGCTGCATGGGAAAATCAAACGATCTGCGTTTACCGGCAAAATATTCATCCAGCTGTTGAATGCAGGATACAATAACGGGATTCATTGATATTAAGGTAGTATCTTCAGGCAATTTGCCGGATTGTTCATCTTCATCAAATAATATGGACGTGATGAAACTTTCCGAATATTCTATTTTCAACAATCCTACCGGAGATCTATAAAGGGTTGTTATTGCTTCGGCCATTGTGCTGTAAAAATACAATATTGATATAATTACATACGTTATTTTATTTTTGCGTTCGGCTTCCGGCAATTGGTTTACCTTTTTCAGGTAGCATAACTGGTTTTCCTGTTTATAAAATGATAATATACAATATCCATTGGCATAATAAAAATTGACTTTTTATCAATAAAGTATTTACTTTGCCAAAATGGCCATTAAATAAGAATAAACGGCAGTTCAATATAATCAATACTGCATTAACGGGTTAGATCAATTATGCAAAAGAAAGTGCTACTAAAATACAGTGCTATCGGGCCTGATAATAAACAGATAAGCAATAAGGCTTTGGGTGAAGTTAAAGTGTTCAAAGAAATTCTGAATAACAAAAATTCATTACGTGTATATGC encodes the following:
- a CDS encoding methylated-DNA--[protein]-cysteine S-methyltransferase, whose protein sequence is MAEAITTLYRSPVGLLKIEYSESFITSILFDEDEQSGKLPEDTTLISMNPVIVSCIQQLDEYFAGKRRSFDFPMQQQGTSFQQRVWLELQNILFGETISYLELSKRIGNIKAIRACGTANGQNQLAIVVPCHRVVGSNGKLVGYAGGLQRKKELLLHEAKYTIPTKTLF